The genomic region TTGACGAAGGTGTGGCGCACCAGCGCCGCATCGGTGCCGAAAAGCTTCGCAAAGACGCGGTCGATGACCTCGCGTCCCGCGTCGTCATAGCCGTAGCCGGTGGTGCCTGCGAAGTGGCTGTCGCTGACGCGGCATTCGGAGAAAGCGTCAAGCACACGCCTGCTGTTCTCAAGTGCCGCGGCGTCGATGCGCGCAAACTGTTCCGCGCAGGCGGCTTCCGCGGCCTGCGCTTCTCTTATGACTTTTTCGCTTGTATAAACGCTCATATCTGCGCTCCCGTTTGCGCCGGATGCGCTCCGGCGGTAATTATTTCAAATGTTTGCGAATATATATTGATATTTCGCGACGGAAATGCTATAATCTGTTTCGACTCCAGGAGAGGAGGGGAAACCTTATGCCTATTATGATAAACAACAATTTGCCCGCGGCGAGCACGCTGACGAGCGAAAATATATTCTGGATGGATAACGAGCGCGCCATGGCGCAGGATATCCGTCCGCTCCACATCGCGATTCTCAACCTGATGCCTACGAAGATAACAACCGAAACGCAGCTTCTGCGCCTGCTCTCGAACACTCCGCTGCAGACGGAGATAACGCTGCTTACCGCCGCTTCGCATAAGACGAAGAACACTTCGGCGGAGCATATGCTGGAGTTCTACAAGACCTTCGACGACGTGAAGGATCAGAAGTTCGACGGCCTGATAATCACAGGCGCTCCGGTCGAACGCCTCGAGTTCGAGCAGGTGGACTACTGGGATGAGCTCTGCGCCATTATCGACTGGAGCAAAAAGAACGTGCAGTCCACTCTGTATATCTGCTGGGGCGCGCAGGCGGGGCTTTATCACAGCTACGGCGTCAGAAAGGCGGAGTTGTCGGAAAAGGCGTTCGGCGTCTTCAAGCACTACGTAACCGACCGGCTCTGTCCGCTCGTCCGCGGCTTTGACGACGTCTTTTTCGCGCCGCATTCGCGCTATACCGGCGTGCTGGACGAGGATATCGCGAAGCATCCGGAAATAACCGTTCTCGCGCGCTCGAAGGATCCGACGGTCGGCGTCTACATCGCCGTAGCCAACGGGGGCAGGGAGGTCTACGTTACCGGTCACTCGGAATACGACCGCGAAACGCTCCTGCTCGAATACGAGCGCGATCAGAAGCAGGGGCTCGGCACCGCTATGCCGGAGAATTACTTCAAGCATGGTGACAGCAACCAGGGCATTATGATGAATTGGCGCTCCCACGCGCACCTGCTCTATTCAAACTGGCTGAACTATTACGTCTATCAGGCGACGCCGTACGATCTCAACGAAATCAAGTGATCATTCTTCGGAAGAGGTATTGCTTTCGGCAGCGTCTTCAACCGCCGTTTCGTCTTCAGGACGGGACGGCGTTTTCTTTTTGCGGTAGACGAGGAAGCGCTGCCCGAGGTAGTTGAGCGGCGTGAAGACGCACTGCCCGACGACAATCGAGACGTTGTGGACTGCCTTTTCGCTCGCGTTCGCGTCGCTCATAAGCTTTATCGCGAGCGGCTTCGCTACGCAGAAGGCAATCAGGTAGCAGGCGATGAAGAGCACGTAAAACTTCAGCATATCAGTCCAGAAGTTGCCGTTGCTCCTGAAGGAATATCTTCGGTTGAATACGAAACTCGTCACGCTCGTTATCGCGAAGGGGATGGAGGTCACCCACCAGTACGGCAGGCCGAATACGTTGTTGAGTATGAACTCGAGCCCCATCGTCAGCAGCGTGTTCGAAACGCCGATGATGGTGTAAAAAAGCAGACTCTTATGCAGGATAAGCTCCTTGAGTTTCACCGCTCGACCTCCCTTCGCGCATAATACTCATTATGATATATGTTACCACCGTTCGCGCGTGTTGTCAAGCGCGGCGATTTTTGCACAAACGGTAAAAATACTGTTTACAAAAGCTATTATATATGGTAAAATAATGCTAATATCAGGAGAGTGCGATTTTTCGCGCGAACACTCTGACGGAGGGCAAAGATATGGCAATGCTTGACGATATAAAAGTCGCGGAGGCGAAAGCCGCCGAGCTTAAAGAAACCGCCGCCGCGGAAGCGAAGGAATACGCCGCCGCCGCGGAAGCGAACGCCGCCGCCGCGAGAGAAGCGCTGCTCGAGTCCGCGCGCGGCGAAGTCGTCGCCATGGCGGAGACCGCCGGTAAGGACGCCGCCGCCGAGAGCGAGTCGCGTGTTGCCGCCGGACGCGATGCGGACAAGCGCATCGTCGAAGCCGCGGAAAAGAATATTTCCGCCGCCGTCGACGCCGTCTTCGCACAGCTCGTGAAGTGAAGCGCGCAGCGGGTTTTTCGCAATCACCGACTTATTTTTCAGGAGATAACGCATGCTCGTACCGATGAAAAAAGCGTATATCGCGTGCCTCAGGGATGACCGTGAGGCCTTGCTCAACGCACTCTTTTCCGTCGGCGAGGTAATGCTCATCGAGCGCGACGACAAGGCGCTGAGCGACGCCTCCGCGGAGCTGAAGCTGAGAAACGCCGAGGCGCTGCTGAAGGATATCCGCCCGTACGCGCCGAAGAAGGGGATGTTCACCCCGCGTCCCGAGGTC from Clostridia bacterium harbors:
- the metA gene encoding homoserine O-succinyltransferase, which gives rise to MPIMINNNLPAASTLTSENIFWMDNERAMAQDIRPLHIAILNLMPTKITTETQLLRLLSNTPLQTEITLLTAASHKTKNTSAEHMLEFYKTFDDVKDQKFDGLIITGAPVERLEFEQVDYWDELCAIIDWSKKNVQSTLYICWGAQAGLYHSYGVRKAELSEKAFGVFKHYVTDRLCPLVRGFDDVFFAPHSRYTGVLDEDIAKHPEITVLARSKDPTVGVYIAVANGGREVYVTGHSEYDRETLLLEYERDQKQGLGTAMPENYFKHGDSNQGIMMNWRSHAHLLYSNWLNYYVYQATPYDLNEIK
- a CDS encoding GtrA family protein, whose translation is MKLKELILHKSLLFYTIIGVSNTLLTMGLEFILNNVFGLPYWWVTSIPFAITSVTSFVFNRRYSFRSNGNFWTDMLKFYVLFIACYLIAFCVAKPLAIKLMSDANASEKAVHNVSIVVGQCVFTPLNYLGQRFLVYRKKKTPSRPEDETAVEDAAESNTSSEE